A genomic segment from Micromonospora echinaurantiaca encodes:
- a CDS encoding CBS domain-containing protein — protein sequence MTTVGEFMTTRLVTMDGNDTLTAAAQEMRDSAIGDVVVTDGDDVVGIVTDRDITVRAVAENLDPNTTALNRITSKDVITVSQYDDAVAAADLMRTYAVRRLPVVDDGRLVGLVSMGDLAVEREPQSVLADISADDPNN from the coding sequence ATGACAACGGTCGGAGAGTTCATGACGACCCGGTTGGTGACGATGGACGGCAACGACACGCTCACCGCGGCGGCGCAGGAGATGCGCGACAGCGCCATCGGTGACGTGGTGGTGACCGACGGCGACGACGTGGTCGGCATCGTCACGGACCGGGACATCACGGTCCGGGCCGTGGCGGAGAACCTGGACCCGAACACCACCGCGCTCAACCGGATCACCAGCAAGGACGTGATCACGGTGAGCCAGTACGACGACGCGGTGGCCGCCGCGGACCTGATGCGGACCTACGCCGTCCGCCGGTTGCCGGTCGTCGACGACGGGCGCCTGGTGGGGTTGGTGTCCATGGGCGACCTCGCGGTCGAGCGGGAGCCCCAGTCGGTGCTCGCCGACATCAGCGCCGACGACCCGAACAATTGA
- a CDS encoding DNA glycosylase AlkZ-like family protein, giving the protein MATNGPEVSREQVLAYRAAAQELHRPGRAAADLAVLDLGVQDTPYGSAQLALAARGAPTADDRLELVWSMRGAPHLHRRAELPGLAAAIWPLDDADATRRLPGRIREGARLGLAAFRAAADAFAAVVTAPMAKGEVSRAVSDRVPAELTYDCEPCRARHISGALFQQAGLAGGVRLAVSGRAATLAPLPGWPGPPERAAGTDALALAYLRLLGPATPADVAGFLGTSAGFLRGVWPDGLVEVRVAGRRAWLPADRLDALRDARPAPKVRLLPPGDPFLQGRDRDLLVPEKAHQKQLWRILGNPGALLVDGEVAGVWRAKVAGRGALEVTVTPFEGDPLPGRVRREVDAEAAVVAAARGATDVRVSVEPA; this is encoded by the coding sequence GTCCTCGCCTACCGGGCGGCCGCCCAGGAGCTGCACCGTCCGGGGCGTGCCGCGGCCGATCTCGCGGTGCTCGACCTGGGCGTGCAGGACACTCCGTACGGCTCGGCCCAGTTGGCGCTCGCCGCCCGGGGTGCGCCCACCGCCGACGACCGGCTGGAGCTGGTCTGGTCGATGCGCGGGGCACCGCACCTGCACCGGCGCGCGGAGCTGCCCGGCCTGGCCGCCGCGATCTGGCCGCTGGACGACGCGGACGCCACCCGACGCCTCCCCGGCCGGATCCGCGAGGGCGCCCGGCTCGGGCTGGCCGCGTTCCGGGCCGCGGCGGACGCGTTCGCCGCGGTGGTCACCGCGCCGATGGCCAAGGGCGAAGTGAGCCGCGCGGTCAGCGACCGGGTGCCGGCCGAGCTGACGTACGACTGCGAGCCGTGCCGCGCCCGGCACATCTCCGGGGCGCTCTTCCAGCAGGCCGGCCTCGCCGGCGGCGTACGGCTGGCGGTGTCCGGGCGGGCGGCGACGCTCGCTCCGCTGCCCGGCTGGCCCGGGCCGCCCGAACGCGCGGCGGGCACCGACGCGCTGGCGCTGGCCTACCTGCGGTTGCTCGGCCCGGCCACCCCGGCCGACGTGGCCGGTTTCCTGGGCACCAGCGCCGGCTTCCTGCGCGGGGTGTGGCCCGACGGGCTGGTCGAGGTGCGGGTGGCCGGCCGACGCGCCTGGCTGCCGGCCGACCGGCTCGACGCGCTACGCGACGCCCGGCCGGCGCCGAAGGTCCGGCTGCTCCCACCCGGCGACCCGTTCCTGCAGGGCCGGGACCGCGACCTGCTGGTGCCGGAGAAGGCCCACCAGAAGCAGCTCTGGCGGATCCTCGGCAATCCCGGGGCGCTGCTGGTCGACGGCGAGGTGGCCGGTGTCTGGCGGGCCAAGGTGGCGGGCCGGGGCGCGCTGGAGGTGACCGTCACCCCGTTCGAGGGTGACCCGCTGCCGGGCCGCGTCCGCCGCGAGGTGGACGCGGAGGCGGCCGTCGTGGCCGCCGCGCGGGGCGCCACCGACGTGCGGGTGAGCGTCGAGCCGGCCTGA
- a CDS encoding aspartate-semialdehyde dehydrogenase: MRIGIVGATGQVGGVMRQVLGEREFPAEQVRLFASARSAGRALPWRDGEITVEDAATADYTGLDIVLFSAGKGTAKELAPRVAAAGAVVIDNSSAFRMDPEVPLVVAEVNPHAAAVRPKGIIANPNCTTMAAMPVLRPLHEEAELVSLVVSTYQAVSGAGLAGVAELDEQVRKVAEHASGLTFDGAAVEFPAPRSFAQPIAFNVLPLAGSVVDDGSEETDEEQKLRNESRKILEIPGLKVSGTCVRVPVFTGHSLQVNARFARPITPQRARELLAEAPGVALSDVPTPLQAAGQDPTYVGRIRADETVEHGLALFCSNDNLRKGAALNAVQIAELVAAELR, translated from the coding sequence ATGAGGATCGGCATTGTGGGGGCCACCGGCCAGGTAGGTGGCGTGATGCGGCAGGTGCTGGGCGAGCGGGAGTTCCCGGCGGAGCAGGTGCGGTTGTTCGCCTCGGCCCGGTCGGCCGGGCGTGCGCTGCCCTGGCGGGACGGCGAGATCACCGTCGAGGACGCGGCCACCGCCGACTACACCGGTCTGGACATCGTGCTCTTCTCGGCCGGTAAGGGCACCGCCAAGGAGCTCGCCCCCCGGGTCGCCGCCGCCGGCGCCGTCGTGATCGACAACTCCTCCGCGTTCCGGATGGACCCGGAGGTGCCGCTGGTCGTCGCCGAGGTGAACCCGCACGCCGCCGCCGTACGCCCGAAGGGCATCATCGCCAACCCGAACTGCACCACGATGGCCGCGATGCCGGTGCTGCGCCCGCTGCACGAGGAGGCGGAGCTGGTCAGCCTGGTCGTCTCGACGTACCAGGCGGTCTCCGGCGCCGGCCTGGCCGGCGTGGCCGAGCTGGACGAGCAGGTCCGCAAGGTGGCCGAGCACGCCAGCGGCCTCACCTTCGACGGCGCCGCCGTCGAGTTCCCGGCGCCGCGCTCCTTCGCCCAGCCGATCGCCTTCAACGTGCTCCCGCTGGCCGGCTCCGTCGTCGACGACGGCTCGGAGGAGACCGACGAGGAGCAGAAGCTGCGCAACGAGAGCCGCAAGATCCTGGAGATCCCCGGCCTCAAGGTCTCCGGCACCTGCGTTCGGGTGCCCGTCTTCACCGGCCACTCGCTCCAGGTCAACGCCCGGTTCGCCCGGCCGATCACCCCGCAGCGGGCCCGCGAGCTGCTGGCCGAGGCGCCCGGCGTGGCGCTGAGCGACGTGCCCACCCCGCTGCAGGCCGCCGGGCAGGACCCGACCTACGTCGGGCGGATCCGGGCCGACGAGACCGTCGAGCACGGTCTCGCCCTGTTCTGCTCCAACGACAACCTGCGCAAGGGCGCCGCGCTCAACGCCGTGCAGATCGCTGAGCTGGTGGCCGCCGAGTTGCGCTGA
- a CDS encoding PPOX class F420-dependent oxidoreductase, whose protein sequence is MPDDRTREALTDLIAGRWMGVLATIRRDGRPQLSTVVYAFDRDRGVIRVSVTDDRAKTANLRRDPRASFHVGSEDGWAYAVADARAELTPVAADPADATVEELVGLYRSIQGEHPDWDDYRRAMVAERRLVLRLHVERVYGAPPRG, encoded by the coding sequence GTGCCGGACGACCGTACCCGGGAAGCGCTGACCGACCTGATCGCCGGGCGGTGGATGGGGGTGCTGGCCACCATCCGCCGGGACGGCCGGCCGCAGCTGTCCACGGTGGTCTACGCCTTCGACCGGGACCGCGGCGTGATCCGGGTGTCGGTGACCGACGACCGGGCGAAGACGGCCAATCTCCGCCGGGACCCGCGGGCCAGCTTCCACGTCGGCAGCGAGGACGGCTGGGCGTACGCGGTGGCGGACGCGCGGGCCGAGCTGACCCCGGTGGCCGCGGACCCGGCCGATGCGACCGTCGAGGAACTGGTCGGGCTCTACCGGTCGATCCAGGGCGAACATCCCGACTGGGACGACTACCGGCGGGCGATGGTCGCCGAACGGCGGCTGGTGCTGCGGCTGCACGTCGAGCGCGTCTACGGCGCCCCGCCCCGCGGCTGA